In one Corallococcus silvisoli genomic region, the following are encoded:
- a CDS encoding helix-turn-helix transcriptional regulator, translating to MSDLVTWQDARGVFRLLDELKQLSHDTLAWRRHLLTGLNALVGAQVGLAAETPEGGLLDPSRHVGGVDVGWGTGSDRRAWMQVCERQEPELDPSDARIMRLGVGSFTHRRHELASDRSWYRSVIFNDHYRPARLNHYLLSALHVPEHRAMHFVFLFKTQSDAPFSERERLLVHHLHGELGALWREASAVRLPRRLHQTLTLFQAGCGEKEVADRLGISPRTVHDYSKALHRRLKARSRAELLARARALPQPPRLLMQDVSP from the coding sequence ATGTCGGACCTCGTCACGTGGCAAGACGCTCGCGGCGTCTTTCGTTTGCTGGATGAGCTGAAGCAGTTGAGCCACGACACGCTGGCGTGGCGGCGCCACCTGCTCACCGGCTTGAACGCCCTCGTGGGGGCCCAGGTCGGCCTCGCCGCGGAGACTCCGGAAGGGGGACTCCTGGACCCGTCACGCCACGTGGGCGGCGTGGATGTGGGCTGGGGGACCGGGTCCGACCGCCGCGCCTGGATGCAGGTCTGTGAGCGCCAGGAGCCGGAGTTGGACCCCTCCGACGCGCGCATCATGCGGCTGGGCGTGGGGTCGTTCACGCACCGCAGGCACGAACTCGCGAGTGATCGAAGCTGGTACAGGTCGGTCATCTTCAACGACCACTACCGGCCCGCCCGGCTCAACCACTATCTCCTGTCGGCCCTCCACGTCCCCGAACATCGGGCGATGCATTTCGTGTTTCTCTTCAAGACGCAGTCCGACGCTCCCTTCAGCGAGCGGGAGCGTCTGCTGGTCCACCATCTTCACGGCGAGCTGGGCGCGCTGTGGCGGGAGGCGAGTGCGGTGCGGCTCCCGCGCCGGCTCCATCAGACCCTGACCCTCTTTCAAGCGGGCTGCGGCGAGAAGGAGGTGGCGGATCGGCTGGGCATCAGCCCTCGGACGGTGCACGACTACAGCAAGGCCCTGCACCGGCGTTTGAAGGCGCGCAGCCGCGCGGAGCTGCTGGCGCGAGCCCGTGCCCTGCCTCAGCCGCCCCGCTTGTTGATGCAGGATGTGAGTCCGTGA
- a CDS encoding galactose oxidase-like domain-containing protein translates to MKWNHDVLSPGVVVAGLLGFVVLASPAHAQSAAQVGQWSSVMTWPMSATHTSLLPDGKVIFIGEYEQGLLPPGRWDPTTQTLSQFPAPGYNVFCSGQTFLSNGKLLYSGGHIATDEGLPHASLFDFNTSTWTRVPDMNAGRWYPTNTTLNNGDVLTSSGEIDGPGDINQIPQRFIAATSAWRTLIGAQQDIPFYPKMFLAPDGRIFYAGQLRNSLWLDPTGSGAWSMGPLSNYGSRSYGPAVYLDGKILLIGGSQPPTATVEEIDLTTASPAWRYLAPMSIARRQHNAVILPDGTVLVVGGSSGPGFNSSDFPVLYAELYNPVTNTWTSLSSGARYRGYHSTALLLPDGRVLSAGGYEDTTAEVYSPPYLFKGPRPVVTAAPTTSLPAATFTITTPDAANITRVSLIALSSVTHTFDQNQRLLTLNFTRGAGSLTVTAPANRNIAPPGYYQLFIVNAAGVPSLGRRLRIPPP, encoded by the coding sequence ATGAAATGGAACCACGACGTTCTCTCGCCGGGCGTGGTCGTCGCCGGGCTTCTCGGATTCGTCGTGCTGGCATCTCCTGCTCACGCCCAGTCCGCCGCGCAGGTCGGGCAGTGGTCGAGTGTGATGACCTGGCCCATGTCGGCCACGCACACCAGCCTGCTCCCCGATGGCAAGGTGATCTTCATCGGCGAGTACGAGCAGGGGCTCCTGCCGCCCGGGCGCTGGGACCCCACCACCCAGACGCTCTCCCAGTTTCCCGCGCCGGGCTACAACGTCTTCTGCTCCGGACAAACGTTCCTGTCGAACGGAAAGCTGCTCTACAGCGGCGGACATATCGCGACGGACGAGGGGCTCCCCCATGCGAGCCTCTTCGATTTCAACACCAGCACCTGGACCCGCGTGCCGGACATGAACGCCGGTCGCTGGTATCCCACCAACACCACGCTCAACAACGGTGACGTGTTGACCTCCTCCGGTGAGATAGACGGCCCCGGAGACATCAACCAAATCCCCCAGCGATTCATCGCGGCCACCAGCGCCTGGCGGACCCTGATCGGGGCGCAGCAGGACATTCCCTTCTACCCCAAGATGTTCCTCGCCCCGGATGGCCGGATCTTCTACGCCGGGCAGCTGCGCAACTCGCTCTGGTTGGACCCGACCGGCTCGGGCGCCTGGAGCATGGGCCCCCTGAGCAACTACGGCAGCCGCAGCTATGGGCCCGCCGTGTACCTGGACGGTAAGATCCTCCTCATCGGCGGGAGCCAGCCGCCCACCGCCACCGTCGAGGAGATCGACCTCACCACGGCGTCACCGGCCTGGCGCTACCTGGCGCCGATGAGCATCGCCCGACGCCAGCACAACGCGGTCATCCTCCCGGACGGCACCGTGCTGGTCGTTGGAGGCAGCAGCGGTCCCGGCTTCAATTCGTCCGACTTCCCCGTCCTCTACGCAGAGCTCTACAACCCGGTCACGAACACCTGGACCTCGCTCTCGAGTGGGGCCCGCTACCGTGGCTACCACTCCACCGCCCTGCTCCTGCCGGATGGGCGGGTGCTGTCGGCGGGTGGCTATGAGGATACGACCGCCGAGGTCTACTCCCCACCCTACCTCTTCAAGGGTCCGCGGCCGGTCGTCACGGCGGCGCCCACCACCTCCTTGCCCGCGGCGACCTTCACCATCACCACGCCCGATGCGGCGAACATCACCCGGGTGTCGCTCATCGCGCTGAGTTCGGTGACGCACACGTTCGACCAGAACCAGCGGCTGCTCACCTTGAACTTCACACGCGGTGCCGGGAGCCTGACGGTGACCGCTCCGGCCAATCGCAACATCGCGCCACCCGGGTACTACCAGCTCTTCATCGTGAACGCCGCCGGGGTGCCCTCGCTCGGGCGGCGGCTGCGCATCCCTCCTCCGTGA
- a CDS encoding ELWxxDGT repeat protein — MGVTPVEVQPRVPDMARSPAGLVFSSDDGVLGREPWVSNGSPGAGTRLLKELFPGPTGSNPTQFTRVGDRVFFTADDPAVGNELFVTDGTPAGTQLVKDIWPGPLGSFPNSLFAFKGMVYFSAGDVAHGRELWRSDGTAAGTILVQELTEGVEDSSPNQFAAGGDGGLYFLIDVRGTFTLLMRTDGISDAAEIFRTTTDPGFLRPLTPVGRKLFFVVGMSHGGDVSLMMTDSGATPVTLGHFGDIRALAALGGRLLFSATPEKGSSDRELWISDGTVAGTRLLEDLRPGPLGSSPDNFAVLGNRLFFSATEGTNGVELWVSDGTAAGTHRFADLEVGAGSSSPRTLTVVEDQFFFSAEVQGRGAEPWVSNGDRLGTVALTELARGPLSSNPRGFVRSGGYVFITGEDAGGVRRLFSITYRPDGTCPP; from the coding sequence TTGGGGGTCACTCCGGTCGAGGTCCAGCCGCGCGTCCCGGACATGGCGCGCAGCCCGGCGGGGCTGGTGTTCAGCTCGGATGATGGCGTGCTGGGACGGGAGCCATGGGTGAGCAACGGAAGCCCCGGAGCGGGGACGCGGCTGCTGAAGGAGCTCTTTCCCGGGCCGACAGGCTCGAACCCGACGCAGTTCACGCGGGTGGGAGATCGCGTGTTCTTCACGGCGGATGACCCCGCTGTGGGCAATGAGCTGTTCGTGACGGATGGCACGCCCGCCGGCACTCAACTGGTGAAAGACATCTGGCCCGGCCCGCTCGGCTCGTTTCCCAACTCGCTGTTCGCGTTCAAGGGCATGGTCTATTTCTCGGCGGGAGACGTGGCGCACGGTCGGGAGCTGTGGCGCAGCGATGGCACGGCCGCGGGCACCATCCTGGTTCAGGAGCTGACCGAGGGCGTCGAGGACTCCTCCCCCAACCAGTTCGCCGCGGGCGGCGACGGCGGGCTCTACTTCCTCATCGATGTTCGAGGCACCTTCACGCTCTTGATGCGCACGGACGGCATCTCCGACGCGGCCGAGATCTTCCGGACGACGACCGACCCGGGCTTCCTGAGGCCCCTGACGCCCGTGGGCCGCAAGCTGTTCTTCGTCGTGGGCATGTCCCATGGAGGCGACGTGTCCTTGATGATGACGGACTCCGGCGCCACCCCCGTGACGCTGGGACATTTCGGAGACATCAGGGCACTCGCCGCGCTGGGCGGGAGGCTGCTCTTCAGCGCCACCCCCGAGAAGGGGAGCAGTGACAGGGAGCTGTGGATCAGCGACGGAACGGTGGCGGGCACCAGGCTCCTGGAGGACCTGCGCCCGGGCCCCCTGGGCTCATCCCCCGACAACTTCGCCGTGCTGGGCAATCGGCTCTTCTTCTCCGCCACGGAAGGAACGAATGGCGTGGAGCTCTGGGTGAGTGACGGGACGGCGGCGGGGACCCATCGATTCGCGGACCTGGAGGTCGGCGCGGGAAGCTCGTCCCCCCGGACGCTGACCGTCGTCGAGGACCAGTTCTTCTTCAGCGCCGAGGTCCAAGGACGGGGCGCGGAGCCCTGGGTGAGCAATGGGGACCGGCTCGGAACGGTGGCCCTCACGGAACTCGCCCGGGGCCCCCTGTCCTCCAACCCCAGGGGCTTCGTCCGCTCCGGCGGATACGTGTTCATCACGGGGGAGGACGCAGGGGGTGTCCGCCGGCTGTTCTCGATCACCTACCGGCCTGACGGGACGTGCCCTCCCTGA
- a CDS encoding ferritin-like domain-containing protein: MNRVRLRRLFSHALRTTLATPLLLAGCQGAPDEGAPAPDPGPVDLSQYSEVECANGAPVIAGLTIEPAPDVIQIRTLLEMGMPPGSGIQRRSSEGVECATATDLQACRDQLDSLTVFRGFPGICGNFMGGCDQDFMVTTRGNEVSAYTTAQAVATLLGHIDTPREAAILAYASGYALCGHPALEPGKVRALPDGTFSIISTHASDCDTKVGPTRYELSITASGALTETRRVAVTGPPPECVAIGRRPVGLQAADAGACEDARGHYFADAARLEAASIHAFLRLREELALHGASQALQDAALTSALDEVRHAEVTTRLALRYGTTPPPPSVAPLPLRPLHEVLLDNTVEGCVRETYGALLAHHQALHARDPEVREAMVRIAEDETRHAALSWDIDAWAESRLSPGERSALQEARRQAVAVLRSEVAVPFDAELRVDAGLPSPEVAAALLDSLEQGLWA; this comes from the coding sequence ATGAACAGGGTCCGGCTGCGCCGCCTCTTCTCCCACGCACTGCGGACAACGCTGGCCACGCCGCTGCTGCTCGCGGGCTGCCAGGGGGCTCCGGACGAGGGGGCGCCGGCGCCGGATCCGGGCCCCGTCGACCTGAGCCAGTACTCGGAAGTCGAGTGCGCGAACGGAGCGCCCGTCATCGCGGGGCTGACGATCGAGCCGGCGCCCGACGTGATCCAGATCCGCACCCTCCTCGAGATGGGCATGCCCCCCGGCTCCGGAATCCAGCGCCGCAGCTCCGAGGGGGTGGAGTGCGCGACGGCCACCGACCTCCAGGCGTGCCGGGATCAGCTCGATTCGCTGACGGTGTTCCGCGGCTTCCCGGGGATCTGCGGCAACTTCATGGGCGGATGCGATCAGGACTTCATGGTCACGACCCGAGGCAACGAGGTGTCGGCGTACACGACCGCCCAAGCCGTGGCGACGTTGCTGGGCCACATCGACACCCCCCGGGAGGCCGCCATCCTGGCGTACGCCTCGGGGTACGCCCTCTGCGGCCATCCCGCGCTCGAACCCGGCAAGGTGAGGGCCTTGCCCGATGGCACCTTCAGCATCATCAGCACCCATGCGTCCGACTGCGACACGAAGGTGGGGCCGACGCGGTACGAGCTGAGCATCACCGCGTCCGGAGCGCTCACCGAGACGCGGCGGGTGGCGGTGACCGGCCCGCCCCCCGAATGCGTCGCGATCGGCCGGAGGCCCGTGGGGCTCCAGGCCGCGGACGCGGGAGCCTGCGAGGACGCCCGGGGCCACTACTTCGCGGACGCCGCCCGGCTGGAGGCCGCGTCCATCCACGCCTTCCTCCGGCTGCGTGAAGAGCTGGCCCTGCATGGCGCCAGTCAGGCGCTCCAGGACGCGGCGCTCACCAGCGCGCTGGATGAGGTCCGGCACGCGGAGGTCACCACCCGCCTTGCCCTGCGCTACGGAACCACCCCACCGCCGCCCTCCGTGGCCCCCCTGCCCTTGCGGCCCCTGCACGAGGTGCTGCTGGACAACACCGTGGAGGGCTGCGTGCGGGAAACCTATGGCGCGCTCCTGGCGCACCACCAGGCCCTGCACGCGCGCGACCCGGAGGTCCGCGAGGCCATGGTGCGCATCGCCGAGGATGAGACCCGGCACGCCGCCCTGTCCTGGGACATCGACGCCTGGGCCGAGTCCCGGTTGTCCCCCGGGGAGCGCAGCGCGCTTCAGGAGGCCCGGAGGCAGGCCGTCGCGGTGCTGCGGTCGGAAGTGGCCGTGCCGTTCGACGCGGAGCTGAGGGTCGACGCGGGCCTCCCCTCGCCCGAGGTCGCGGCGGCGCTCCTGGACTCGCTCGAGCAAGGACTCTGGGCCTGA
- a CDS encoding SBBP repeat-containing protein codes for MKQSLWSMFGLASVVCAVGAPSLALAQASPPTWVRQFGSTYEDMAQAVAVSGDSVYVVGHTANQLGPEPLAGGQDIFVAKYDTSGTQLWIHQLGTPATDRATAVATDAAGNVYVVGHTFGGFDYYVNAGGLDFFITKYDAQGNRLWLRQRGTQMDDFATGVAVGENDTLYIAGYTGGSFANGGNPNNYDVMVGLYDTDGNPYWLQQYGSPNGDVATGIAVTPTHDVYVVGETTGSVDGTTTPVGTDIFLMKFNILGAQQWARQLDVSGNDHGTSVAVSPNGDVYLAGYTFGELDGNVNNGLFDALLARYDSAGNRQWSRLLGGTGADYAHAVTVAADGTINLAGRAGASLNGNPHAGWDDVFLARYNALGSLLQTRTVGTPSLEVTRGVAVDAAGNAYVTGYTYGGLGSTANAGGYDSFLIRF; via the coding sequence ATGAAGCAATCCCTGTGGAGCATGTTTGGACTGGCGAGTGTCGTGTGCGCGGTGGGTGCGCCGTCGTTGGCCCTGGCGCAGGCCTCTCCGCCCACGTGGGTCCGCCAGTTTGGCTCGACCTATGAGGACATGGCTCAAGCCGTGGCCGTCTCGGGAGACAGCGTCTATGTCGTCGGTCACACCGCGAATCAGCTTGGCCCAGAGCCGCTCGCCGGTGGGCAGGACATCTTCGTGGCGAAGTACGACACCAGCGGCACGCAGCTCTGGATTCACCAGCTCGGCACGCCGGCGACGGACCGCGCCACGGCGGTGGCCACCGACGCGGCGGGCAACGTGTACGTGGTGGGCCACACCTTCGGCGGCTTCGACTACTACGTGAATGCTGGCGGCCTGGACTTCTTCATCACCAAGTACGACGCCCAAGGCAATCGGCTCTGGCTGCGCCAGCGGGGCACGCAGATGGACGACTTCGCCACCGGCGTCGCCGTGGGCGAGAACGACACGCTCTACATCGCGGGCTACACCGGCGGCAGCTTCGCCAACGGCGGCAACCCCAACAACTATGACGTCATGGTGGGCCTCTACGACACCGACGGCAACCCGTACTGGCTCCAGCAGTACGGCTCGCCCAACGGCGACGTGGCGACGGGCATCGCCGTGACGCCGACGCATGACGTGTACGTGGTGGGAGAGACGACGGGCAGCGTCGACGGCACCACCACGCCCGTGGGCACCGACATCTTCCTGATGAAGTTCAACATCCTGGGCGCTCAGCAGTGGGCGCGGCAGCTGGACGTGTCTGGCAATGACCACGGCACCAGCGTGGCCGTGAGCCCGAACGGCGACGTCTACCTGGCCGGCTACACGTTTGGCGAGCTCGACGGGAACGTCAACAATGGCCTCTTCGACGCGCTGCTCGCTCGCTATGACAGCGCCGGCAATCGCCAGTGGAGCCGCCTGCTGGGAGGCACCGGGGCCGACTACGCGCACGCCGTCACCGTCGCCGCCGACGGCACCATCAACCTCGCGGGCCGGGCGGGAGCCTCGCTGAATGGCAACCCCCACGCGGGCTGGGATGACGTGTTCCTGGCGCGCTACAACGCCCTGGGTTCCCTGCTCCAGACTCGCACGGTGGGGACGCCCTCGCTCGAGGTCACCCGAGGCGTGGCCGTGGACGCCGCGGGCAATGCCTATGTGACGGGCTACACCTACGGCGGGCTGGGGAGCACCGCCAACGCCGGCGGCTACGATTCGTTCCTCATCCGCTTCTAA
- a CDS encoding LysR family transcriptional regulator: protein MITSRTVSNPIASLDLNLLLVLHTVLAERGVASAARRLHVTPSAISNGLARLRSVLGDPLVTRKGRGIVPTPRALALAPALARGLRELELAIHELPFDPTGCTRAFTLAVADAGQLTWVPRIVARMTQEMPKASLGVVGIDSLVSLGDLASSQVDLHIGMPGRGTGLHIEPLLEERMVLVARSGHPALGARLSSRALGALRHVGVEMVPGRAFRDRVGAAYARAGIHREVAVTVPSFTAAAAVVAATDFVATLPESLVAAQGTRLGVRPLDAPLPAHTVKLALCWHERTHVDPAARHLRGLVRRAVLGT, encoded by the coding sequence GTGATAACCTCACGAACCGTGAGCAATCCCATCGCCTCCCTGGACCTCAATCTCCTCCTGGTGCTCCACACCGTGCTCGCCGAGCGCGGCGTGGCGAGCGCGGCCCGCCGGCTCCATGTCACTCCGTCCGCGATCAGCAACGGCCTCGCGCGCCTCCGCTCCGTGCTGGGCGACCCGCTCGTGACGCGCAAGGGCCGTGGCATCGTCCCCACGCCGCGTGCCCTCGCGCTCGCGCCCGCCCTCGCGCGGGGCCTGCGGGAGCTGGAGCTCGCGATTCACGAGCTCCCGTTCGATCCGACCGGATGCACGCGCGCCTTCACCCTGGCCGTCGCCGACGCCGGGCAGCTCACCTGGGTGCCTCGCATCGTTGCGCGGATGACCCAGGAGATGCCCAAGGCAAGCCTCGGCGTGGTGGGCATCGACTCGCTCGTCTCACTCGGCGACCTGGCCTCGTCCCAGGTGGATCTGCACATCGGCATGCCCGGAAGAGGCACGGGGCTGCACATCGAGCCGTTGCTGGAGGAGCGCATGGTCCTCGTCGCGCGGAGCGGCCACCCCGCGCTGGGTGCTCGCCTGTCCTCGCGTGCGCTCGGCGCGCTCCGGCACGTCGGCGTGGAGATGGTGCCGGGAAGGGCCTTTCGTGATCGCGTCGGTGCCGCGTACGCGCGCGCGGGCATCCACCGTGAGGTCGCGGTGACCGTGCCCTCGTTCACGGCCGCCGCGGCTGTCGTGGCCGCGACGGATTTCGTCGCGACGCTGCCGGAGTCACTCGTCGCGGCGCAGGGCACGCGCCTGGGGGTGCGCCCCCTCGACGCTCCGCTCCCCGCGCACACCGTCAAGCTCGCGCTGTGCTGGCATGAGCGCACCCATGTCGACCCCGCGGCGCGGCACCTGCGCGGACTTGTCCGGCGAGCGGTGCTGGGGACCTGA
- a CDS encoding haloalkane dehalogenase, with the protein MPSTSSIQVLDSFIAYRDAGTGSPIVFLHGNPTSSHVWRNVTPRLADLGRCLAPDLIGMGASGKPDIPYRFADHARYLDAWFAALDLREVVLVGYDWGGVLALDWARRHPERVRGVVVFETFLRPMRWSDWPPQGEQLFRAFRTPGVGEQRVLEQNEFLARSLANGVLSGLSEDDRATYYAPYPDPASRRPLLQWPREIPIDGEPADVSAVIEAYDAWLARTPAKPALLLTFGDTGLSAPGIVEWARSTLPALEIVPLARAGHHAPEDAPEEIAQAIRGWLERHAL; encoded by the coding sequence ATGCCCTCGACGTCCAGCATCCAGGTCCTCGACTCGTTCATTGCCTACCGCGACGCCGGGACCGGCTCGCCCATCGTGTTCCTGCACGGCAACCCCACGTCCTCGCACGTGTGGCGCAACGTGACTCCACGGCTCGCCGACCTCGGGCGGTGCCTCGCGCCCGACCTCATTGGCATGGGGGCTTCGGGCAAGCCCGACATCCCCTATCGCTTCGCGGATCACGCGCGCTACCTGGATGCGTGGTTCGCGGCGCTCGACCTGCGCGAGGTCGTGCTCGTTGGCTACGACTGGGGCGGTGTCCTCGCCCTCGACTGGGCGCGGAGGCACCCGGAGCGCGTGCGCGGCGTGGTCGTGTTCGAGACGTTCCTCCGGCCCATGCGCTGGAGCGACTGGCCTCCGCAGGGGGAGCAGCTGTTCCGCGCCTTCCGCACGCCAGGGGTCGGCGAACAGCGGGTGCTCGAACAGAACGAGTTCCTGGCGAGGTCGCTCGCGAACGGAGTCCTGAGCGGCCTGTCGGAGGACGACCGCGCCACCTATTACGCGCCCTATCCTGATCCGGCCTCCCGCCGGCCGCTCCTCCAGTGGCCTCGGGAGATCCCCATCGACGGCGAGCCCGCTGACGTCAGCGCGGTGATCGAAGCCTACGACGCGTGGCTCGCGCGCACCCCCGCGAAGCCAGCGCTCCTGTTGACGTTCGGGGACACCGGTCTCAGCGCGCCGGGCATTGTCGAGTGGGCACGAAGCACGCTCCCCGCGCTCGAAATCGTCCCGCTCGCCCGCGCGGGACACCATGCGCCCGAGGATGCGCCCGAGGAGATCGCGCAGGCCATCCGCGGCTGGCTCGAGCGCCACGCGCTGTGA
- a CDS encoding SdpI family protein: MKISRANLLSLGLVIGSFVMAAVLYNRLPESMPTHWNASGVVDGHASKPWGPFLLPLVMAGMFLLLVVVPRISPQGFRVDRFQGVYEGIQAAILAFMFLVTALVMLAGIGVPVPMDRVLVCATGLLFVVLGNFMGKFTKNFFCGIRTPWTLASDEVWLRTHRLGGRLFVLAGGVSFVSGLLGGGPIPLLVAIAVAVGVPVLYSYILYRRIEGFKDGSTHGGGSRRSA, from the coding sequence ATGAAGATCAGCCGTGCGAACTTGTTGAGCCTGGGGCTCGTCATCGGGTCGTTCGTGATGGCGGCGGTGCTCTACAACCGACTCCCTGAATCGATGCCCACCCACTGGAATGCAAGCGGGGTGGTGGACGGCCACGCGTCGAAGCCCTGGGGCCCCTTCCTCCTGCCGTTGGTGATGGCCGGCATGTTCCTGCTCTTGGTGGTCGTCCCCCGGATCTCGCCGCAAGGCTTCCGCGTGGACCGGTTTCAGGGCGTCTACGAGGGCATCCAGGCGGCGATTCTCGCGTTCATGTTCCTGGTGACGGCCCTGGTCATGCTCGCAGGCATCGGAGTCCCCGTGCCCATGGACCGCGTGCTCGTCTGCGCCACGGGGCTGCTCTTCGTGGTCTTGGGCAACTTCATGGGGAAGTTCACCAAGAACTTCTTCTGTGGCATTCGGACGCCCTGGACGCTCGCGAGTGACGAAGTCTGGCTCCGCACGCACCGCCTGGGCGGAAGGCTCTTTGTCCTCGCCGGGGGTGTCAGCTTCGTTTCGGGGCTTCTTGGCGGCGGCCCGATTCCCCTCCTCGTGGCCATCGCGGTGGCGGTCGGAGTCCCTGTGCTCTACTCGTACATTCTCTATCGCCGCATCGAGGGGTTCAAAGACGGGTCGACGCACGGCGGAGGCTCGCGACGCTCCGCGTGA
- a CDS encoding autorepressor SdpR family transcription factor, with the protein MRTQEVFKAISDPTRRSVLKLLQGGSKTAGELAEAFDITKGSLSHHFNVLKAADLVRCERRGQQLVYSLNTTVFEDVAAMLLDLFKVDKRNGEQP; encoded by the coding sequence ATGCGAACGCAGGAGGTCTTCAAGGCGATTTCGGATCCAACCCGGCGCAGTGTGCTCAAGCTTCTGCAGGGTGGGTCGAAGACCGCGGGTGAGCTCGCGGAGGCGTTCGACATCACGAAGGGGTCGCTATCGCATCACTTCAACGTCCTCAAGGCCGCCGACCTGGTGCGCTGCGAGCGGCGCGGGCAGCAGCTCGTCTACTCCCTCAATACGACCGTGTTTGAAGACGTAGCGGCCATGCTTCTCGACCTCTTCAAGGTCGACAAGCGGAACGGAGAGCAGCCATGA
- a CDS encoding Kdo hydroxylase family protein codes for MLETFDAARLKSAGPTTLSDALERGRIVYFPESPVLLPSPEDAAFLREELPSQLKRKNVSYYPEAQRLVGLASGGELAARTHRILRDHSRRVTDFLTATMPGFVKDWSVGTSSFRPLQERGRKLKPHASNELIHVDAGAYGATHGDRILRFFINLHSTEERRWATRGTFEALYLRYGDMAGVAPANGGERPLRPGGAGRMYSSLLRGASRLGLRMARVVDTSPYDRVMRRFHNYMKDTPEFQASREGYEEFGFPPFSAWMVLTDTVSHACLSGQYALVDTFLIRLSSCRLPEIAPYHLLQSAPARSPRREAA; via the coding sequence ATGTTGGAGACCTTCGATGCCGCGCGGCTGAAGAGCGCGGGCCCTACCACCTTGTCGGATGCGCTCGAGCGCGGGCGCATCGTCTACTTTCCCGAGAGTCCGGTGCTCCTCCCCTCGCCGGAGGATGCGGCGTTTCTGCGAGAGGAGCTTCCCTCACAGTTGAAGCGCAAGAACGTGAGCTATTACCCCGAGGCGCAGCGGCTGGTGGGGCTTGCCTCCGGAGGAGAGCTCGCCGCGCGCACGCATCGAATCCTGAGAGACCACTCGCGGCGCGTGACGGACTTCCTCACGGCGACCATGCCGGGCTTCGTGAAGGACTGGAGCGTGGGCACCTCCAGCTTTCGGCCACTCCAGGAGCGCGGGCGGAAGCTCAAGCCTCACGCGAGCAACGAGCTCATCCATGTGGACGCTGGCGCATACGGCGCGACCCATGGCGACCGCATCCTGCGCTTCTTCATCAACCTGCACTCCACCGAGGAGCGGCGGTGGGCGACGCGAGGCACGTTCGAAGCGCTCTACCTCCGCTATGGCGACATGGCGGGCGTCGCCCCGGCGAATGGGGGCGAGAGGCCGTTGCGGCCTGGGGGCGCGGGCCGGATGTACTCGAGCCTGCTGCGAGGGGCATCCCGGCTCGGATTGAGGATGGCGCGGGTCGTCGACACCTCTCCGTATGACCGGGTGATGCGGCGCTTCCACAACTACATGAAGGACACGCCAGAGTTCCAGGCGTCACGAGAGGGTTACGAGGAGTTCGGGTTCCCTCCCTTCTCCGCCTGGATGGTGCTCACCGACACCGTGAGCCACGCGTGCCTGTCCGGCCAGTACGCGCTCGTGGACACCTTCCTCATCCGGCTCTCGAGCTGCCGTCTCCCGGAGATCGCGCCGTATCACCTGCTGCAATCCGCACCCGCGCGGTCGCCACGACGCGAAGCCGCGTGA